In Ostrea edulis chromosome 4, xbOstEdul1.1, whole genome shotgun sequence, a single window of DNA contains:
- the LOC125672136 gene encoding uncharacterized protein LOC125672136, whose protein sequence is MSLTGGLKLPPIADSGGDNDVSVNGKMIAKGGTHQHMIYRSVPPKPSNYTFSDMLGPSPTGQKQSRTTVVSSNTPAEYVERFKSKPLSKPKVVEFDVGDMSTDSKRRKVNGFFPPVKLRRSVSTRVTSSEFLSEEPIMATSRMQLIPTTYMEVRSKSERIERNKTPMSFRKTPESIKTAQTAPEVSIIYPNIISENVDYDDLSLLPPPKRILPRRELPWVFRYKVKRNMNELAKIMASRPSPTPIPEQLPT, encoded by the exons ATGTCTCTAACAGGGGGTCTTAAACTGCCCCCGATCGCCGATTCGGGAGGGGATAATGATGTGAGTGTGAATGGTAAGATGATCGCTAAAGGCGGCACACACCAGCATATGATCTACCGAAGTGTACCCCCCAAACCGTCCAACTACACGTTCTCGGATATGTTGGGACCAAGTCCCACCGGTCAAAAGCAGAGCCGGACGACGGTCGTGTCGTCAAATACACCGGCGGAATACGTGGAGAGATTCAAATCCAAACCACTGTCTAAACCCAAGGTGGTGGAGTTTGACGTCGGAGACATGTCCACAGATTCTAAACGACGGAAAGTCAACGGATTCTTCCCGCCAGTCAAACTTCGCCGCTCAGTATCCACGAGAGTGACATCATCAGAATTTTTATCAGAG GAGCCGATAATGGCAACCAGTAGGATGCAATTGATTCCCACAACATACATGGAAGTGCGGAGCAAGTCAGAGCGTATTGAACGGAACAAAACTCCTATGTCCTTCCGAAAGACACCAGAATCTATCAAAACTGCGCAAACAGCACCGGAAGTGAGCATCATATACCCGAAcattatatcagaaaatgttgACTATGATGATTTGAGTTTATTGCCGCCTCCAAAGCGAATTTTACCTCGGCGAGAGCTCCCATGGGTGTTTCGATACAAAGTGAAAAGAAACATGAACGAATTGGCAAAAATTATGGCCAGTAGACCCTCACCAACACCCATACCGGAACAGCTTCCgacatag